In Osmerus eperlanus chromosome 4, fOsmEpe2.1, whole genome shotgun sequence, the sequence GACACACATGGAGAAATATTGCATATTAACTTGGATATTAACTTGGAACCGGAATCCATATACGGTGCACCACCACACAAATGCAAAAATGAATAGCCGATTACGCTACATGGCTAGTGGTAAAAAATGTAATAAGCCACAACTGCATTATCCCTACACATTTTTATTCAGGAAAATGAGCATATAAACATGCTCAGGGGAGAGGCGAGTACGGAGTCGATTTACGAGCAGGCCGGCGTAGAAAAGACTCTGCAGGAACTGAGGTTGCTGCGAGGTacctactgcttagccaggaaacTAAGCTTCTTGTAGCGCCAAATGAAATGAAAGGAGACTCGCAGCAGAACGCAAGGTCACGTAGCATACCTTtttgattatgtttttttgAACACTGCTGTCATACAAGCTGTACATTCACTACTTTGTAGCAGAGTGTAATTTTTTTGGTGTTGTCACAGGAAAATATATAATTGAATATTTACAAAAATGTGAGGGGTTTACTCACTTTTGTgggatactgtatatatatttacatttacatttagtcatttagcagacgttcttatccagagcgacttacagtaagtacagggacattcaccccgaggcaagtagggtgaagcgcccaaggacacaacgtcattttacacatccaggaatcgaaccggcaaccttctgattactagcNNNNNNNNNNNNNNNNNNNNNNNNNNNNNNNNNNNNNNNNNNNNNNNNNNNNNNNNNNNNNNNNNNNNNNNNNNNNNNNNNNNNNNNNNNNNNNNNNNNNNNNNNNNNNNNNNNNNNNNNNNNNNNNNNNNNNNNNNNNNNNNNNNNNNNNNNNNNNNNNNNNNNNNNNNNNNNNNNNNNNNNNNNNNNNNNNNNNNNNNGAACCAATCAGAGAACACAGAAGTTACACAAGAACCAATCAGAGAACACAGAAGTTACACAAGAACCAATCAGAGAACACAGAAGTTACACAAGAACTAATCAGAGAACACAGAAGTTACACAAGAACCAATCAGAGAACACAGAAGTTACACACAAACCAATCAGATTAGTAGCAGAACTCACCAGCGCATCTTATTGAAGTTCCACAAGTGTCTCAGTCTCAGCACCCCtaacgagggggaggagggagataaagagcaaGATAGGGAGAATATTACATTGCACGTTTtaagtgtgtgttcagatgtgtgttcagtgtttcccacagattatAAAGCAatttgtggtggtggggggggggtgggtcgcCCCAGGGGGGGGtcaaaattatttgtttgttaATAATTGGTTACACAGAACTGTATTatattaaataatattaatCAAAAATTATTCACACACCCAAcccaaaatacacacatttaacacCCTATAAAAaattcacaccccattcaagtccTATCTGCCAGAAACAGAAGAATAGAAAGTGAGTTCCCTTATCCTGAGACCTGCTTTCTTACCTGCCTGTTTCTACATCGGTTTGTCCACCTCACCTGTTGCTTCAGCTGGCTCTCTCACAGCGGCATGTTGGATGCTGTCCAcctctcctactctttcttcaaTGCCTAATGAATCtagtatctctttctctccctgaccctgtctttctgcttgagcAGCACTGGTTGAAGCCTGAAAATATTTCTGGGGAAAGTGTGGGGTGTAGTAGTTACTGCACTACTACAGAAGTGTAGTTGTTGGCTAGCTCTAaaatttaccggggctaggtctgaatctaggagaaaaacagagctgccagctgtaggtatatgcaggtagcaacgctagtgctaaataactgctggtcggctccatgacgccggtaAGTAGGGCACGTGAgattgctcaccaaaagaacgaagaggaacccacttgtctagcagattaagacatgttcatAGATACATATCGAAAAGTAAGCTCAAccttcctagacttttagctatggtACTAATTCTGAGATGTCGCTGTCTGTCTAGAAcggcgtatctatgcgtcgttgctaacgtgtgctgatgttgtgactgtgtgtgtgtatgtaagagagacgcgtgagtgacagagagatggagggagagcagggaaaggaaatgcagctgaacgaatacactgcgtgttttaaatagcgtaaacattttttttggAAGAATAACAAAATACAatatgtggcggccggtgttAATTCTGCAGCACGCCGCCACAAATTAgtctatgtgtgggaaacactggtcttcgttcaggagtgtgtgtgttcagatgtgtgttcgttcaaaagtgtgtgtgttcagatgtgtgttcgttcatgagtgtgtgtgtgttcagaagtgtgtgtgtaatctggagtgtgtgtgtgcaggagtgtgtgtttaccccaGATGTGAGGGTCGTCCATGCAGGACTGGTGATTGGACAGGGTGATAAGGGGCGTGTCTGGGGGCCGGTGGTCAACAAGGTCCAACAGGACATCCTGGTTATGAACTGACAGGTAGTTCATATactctggagacagacaggtagttcATATactctggagacagacaggtagttcATATactctggagacagacaggtagttcATATactctggagacagacaggtagttcATATactctggagacagacaggtagttcATATactctggagacagacaggtagttcATATactctggagacagacaggtagttcATATactctggagacagacaggtagttcATATActctggagacagacacacaaatattaGCCTAGGGGCCCGTGACCACCTTAATTTCCCACTGGCTATGTCTGTATATCTTGTGTGTCCTGAGAGAAGGAATCTTACTGGTCCAGAAGTATGAGTAGGTTCCCACCATACCCATCACCAGAGAGCTGCTGATCCTCCAGGGCAGCAGGGGGCACTGTGGGAACGGCCATCTCACCTCCAGGGGCATGGCAGCTCTCCACAGCTGGCATCCACCTGACTGACACACACGAAAGATGGGCAGGTCACACACGCAGAACATTTGACTTGTAACTGTGttctaaagaatatattgtgcttagtaaagttatgcattgtgcttattaaagttctgtctcatgatctgagaagtgtgctcaggcttaaacatggtgtctcacacagggtgtgggaagcaggctgttctttgtgtctctatctcttcattttcagaaacaaccttgaagccgggtggagacggcacccgagcaggtgggacgtgtaggcaagaacaactccctgatgcacgagagaacaagctcaaccctcttttcatctttctgttttaattgcactgtataaatatatgctggggagggacagatagccagttggacttcgtgaaccagcccaaactctgttgcgggtagggaaacgtagacaaccccagagctctgtacttgttgatttccaactgctgcattaaagccgatattatcggacctctgggactccagaccactctttctagaacacagatttgtgtcattgaatactatcattacatattggaatagacacaaaataaTTCAATCCTTCAGTTCTAAACAGGATCAATCTAGATTCCGTATTGGCCATTTACGATGACACATGCCACGAACTGTTAGACGGTTACCTTATCTTTCCTTTCTCAGCTACTAATGTCAAGAGTTTTCAGTCTGTTGAACACCTGCGAATGCTTACGTTAACAAACCCATTTCCTACTACTTTAGCAAGGTTAGTGTACCTGTTACATCTCAAAATGCATatcattggatttcaactgttAGATAAGGTAGCTAGACTGGCTCTAGCTAACACAGCCGCTGGAACATGCATGGATCATAGCTACAGTAACGCACATAGCCTAACATTTTTCAGAAGACATTCACCTAATATTTAGGCTATAGATTTGTGTTTCTCCGTTATCAAAACTTTTGTAGACGTTTCTGCGATAAAAGATTAAATTATTAGTGTTGATGGTTGGCACCTTACCTTTCGCCTGAAAGCTTAGCAAGGTTATCAACCCCGGAAGAGATTACTATCGATATGAATTGTGGGTACCGTAGTTCATACTGACTTGGAAATATAATCGTGCTATTTCAAATCATTCTTTCTTTTGATAATTTACAAATCATTTAAAGAAGGTTATTTTGTTCTGGTCTTACTGGTCCTCTACGTTAGCTACCGTCACAGACAAAGCGGAGGAGTTGACTCTACATGCCTGTCAGCGCTCCTGCTTCTGTTTCCCCTTTTCTCCTTTTCCGGTTTATGAGGTCACagcggtaaaaaaaaaaaatgtttgttgttgtttagaaTTCACAGCTAAGAAAAGGATGTAACTCTACTATATTAAATACAAACAATTTGCTCATTTTATTTAAACAGGCTTACAAAATCTGGTCATTACACTTGAACAATTTGCACAATGATTCAGATCTGGAGGGGTTtaaacaaatgttttgttaCACAAATTGATGCATTTTACAAAATTGTGATTGAGTCATTACATTTCTTATAGTTGATTCTTATTGGAATGTGCGTTTCAGCTATTCTTAAAAAATAGTTCAACATCGTcagtctcaagtcctccaccatcatccctgtacccaaaaagccaaggccaacaggactaaaTGAGTACAGACCCGtcaccctgacctctgtggtaattaaGTCTTTTTtgcgcctggtgctggctcaccttaaatccatcacagaccccctcctggaccccctgcagtttgcctacagtttgcttacagagccaacaggtctgtggacgatgcagttaacatggccctccacttcacgctacagcacctggactccccagcatcctacgccaggatcctgtttgtggacttcagctctgccttcaacaccatcatccctgccctgcttcaggacaagctctcccagctgaacgtgccgaTTCCACCACTGTCCACCtacccacctgcaggtggaatcggGCACTGTCTGaaaggaagcagtgcgttaagctgggaacacaagtctctgactcccggtccatcagcaccggatcacctcagggctgcgtcctttcccccctgcttttctccctgtacacagctgcacctccagtcatccgtccgtcaaactcctgaagtttgcggacgacaccaccctcattgggctcatctctgctggggatgagtctgactattggtgggaagctgacaacctggtgaagccagaacaacttagaggtCAATGCTCTTAaggcagtggagatggttgtggactttagAAAGAATAcatccccactcacccccatcaccctgtgcgactccccagtcaacactgtggagtccttccgcttcctgggtactatcctctcccaggacctctagTGTGGGAACTGAAcgtcagctccctcaccaagaaagcacaacagaggatgtacttcctgcgacagttgaagaaattcaacctgccaaagacaatgatggtgcacttctacacagccatcattgagtccatcctcacctcctccatcaccatctggtacgcttctgccactgccaaggacaagagcagactgcagcgtatcattcatactgctgagaaggtgatcggcaaTCTGActtccctcgaggacctgcacacctcgaggaccccgAGGCAtgtgaggaagattgtggccgactcctcccaccctggacacattgtgtttcagccactccccaccggcagaaggctgcggtccatcaggtcCAATGCCACACGCCACAAAgacagtttcttcccatccgctgttggcctcttcaacaaggccaagagcTCACACTGACTTAATTCATaatctgcacaatgacaccttgccacaTTGCAATTTGCACTATATTACACTATTTGTATCTTTGTACTATTTTTATCtcttgtactatttgtattttatattataaattatttggctactttatattttatatattttattagtATCAGTTAGATTCTAATTGattattccttgtctgtgcaaactttcatggcgaataaaaccctttctgattctgattcttaaGGCCTTATCAGACACGGTTTGCGCTGAGTGTGCTACTGAGTTCAGGATCTAGGTGTTCAGAGGAGTCACAGAGGACGGAGCACTGACTTCTGTGCCTTCATGGTTAGAAAGCTCACTCGCTTTCCTCGATGCAGCAGCAAGCTGTTGGAAACACTTGGTTTCAGAGCGCAGTGGTGCCGTTGTCACGTTGTGTTTAAAAGGGCCTTTATCCTCACAATAACAACATGAAACATATGTACAAATATACAATGTATATTTACACTGCATATGTAGGATACTTCACAATCCTATAGAATTGTTGCAGAAGCAACATGCTGAGGTAGAGGACCATGGAGCTGAGGAggatgacacaaacacacacactcacacacacacccgtacacacatacgtacacactcacacgtacacacacacgcatttacacacactcacacacagacagacagacttaggAGTGTTCACCAGCTGGGAGCCAGCCAGTTCAAACCCTTCAGAGCAAACTCAAACCCCAGGAAACAGGcctgaaacagacagagagagattacaGTATTATATCAATATGATATAACATCATTATTATTCTTGAGGGGGGTTCttgttttattacttttatgaATTTATGAAGGCACTCTACTTCAGAACAACGCAATGGATCATACTAGATTCGCgctagccccacccactgactttgatgggcgagtttgacagataacacaattaatgaagcactgcaacacaacatgttgtgaaatgtaaatgtgaaatgtaaatgcaacaCGTTGTGAAATGCAATCAAATGGGGGCGCTGTTTAGCGTTTGTAAATGGAccatgaaatacttaaatagtgaaataattagatatgtattttacataaaatgtattggtattttaatgaattcttgacacatttaagaacacatttatgtatttaattcctattttaattaattaatgacacagttaagtaattatttaatggtgtatttatttaattaattgtggcacttttagtcctccataaATAACGTCAGCGTATatcatattgtacattacatttcaaaattgtgttttttatCCCAATgttaaatgagtaaatagttatcatagagggagtcagttggctgagcggtgagggagtcgggctagtaatctgaaagttgccagttcgattcctggtcatgccaactgacgttgtgtccttgggcatggcacttcaccctacttgcctcgggggaatgtccctgtacttactgtaacagtgcgttcacactgcagcggagcgggcggcgcgtggcgacgcttccaattcattttcaatgaaaccaggcgttgacgctcgcgtagggcattgtgggaaggcgagcggagcggagcgttgcaagttggattttctcaactttatgtaaatgaggagcgggaaaacgctagcgttggccaatcggattgttttcttgtttcttgtaacgtagcaacctttggtcatgataaacatttctaggtttcacaatttcaagatggaggagaaatttttcgtatgtgtctgcacacccagttctgttcagaacaaagttactaatgtgacgagcctgaatttaaagattacattaaactaataatgcatggtgcatggttgccgatgtcgtcattgttcctagtgtgtttttatagcctacttttaaattcagtctcgtcacattacgtgactgttctgtgccactgctagcccagcctacaaacgactggttgagtgaccggtggcgtaacatgtattctactgtaatcttgcactagtaaaatcttgcacttgtctaacacgcccccgagcgtggtgtactgtgggaaggcaagcgatgcagagcgttaaaaaacgctgcagtgtgaacgcactgttacagtgcgttcacactgcagcgttttttttcacagtacaccacgctcgggggcgtgttagacaagttaatacagagttgtagttctctaaggtcactgttgtagtcatggccaagcgtgcagatttgggttcatgtactcacaatatcgatcaaaataccacttttacacaacatttatgtaagtgcaagattttaatagtgcaagattacagtagaatacatgttacgccaccggtcactcaaccagtcgtttgtaggctgggctagcagtggcacagaacagtcacgtaatgtgacgagactgaatttaaaagtaggctataaaaacacactaggaacaatgacgacatcggcaaccatgcaccatgcattattagtttaatgtaatctttaaattcaggctcgtcacattagtaactttgttctgaacagaactgggtgtgcagacacatacgaaaagttcctcctccatcttgaaattgtgaaacctagaaatgtttatcatgaccaaaggttgctacgttacaagaaacaagaaaacaatccgattgaccaacgctagcgttttcacgctcctcatttacataaagttgagaaaatccaacttgcaacgctccgctccgctccgctcgccttcccacaatgccctacgcgagcgtcaacgcctggtttaattgaaaatgaattggaagccgacgccacgcgccgcccgctccgctgcagtgtgaacgcactgtaagtcgctctggataagagcgtctgctaaatgactaaatgtaaatgtaatgtaaatcacCCTGCCCTCTTtgcctgtggcgtttctgcagtgTCTTGCCGTTTTAGGTAATTAGCCTAGCTgtttcccagaagttaacgagctgctaaactaatgttctactacaggtagtcacgcgtgtgttgtgacgttagtgacgtttctgactgtggctagctagttagccaccgttagcttcacttttctccACAAAATCTTAAACTATACCTAAACCGTCAAACGGAACG encodes:
- the tafazzin gene encoding tafazzin: MPLEVRWPFPQCPLLPWRISSSLVMGMVGTYSYFWTKYMNYLSVHNQDVLLDLVDHRPPDTPLITLSNHQSCMDDPHIWGVLRLRHLWNFNKMRCSCRITILVGKPFRVHHLVEELKDDNRSQVEMRKVLTDFVQGEFRSLKTQAEALHCQVHTST